The proteins below are encoded in one region of bacterium:
- a CDS encoding FtsQ-type POTRA domain-containing protein has translation MAVLLVVGTLPLWSNWIARMCAGQLVDWSSRFRVQHVLISGNHVVATETIEKLASIPKGTSLFNVPVHAAKTRIESQAWIKTVVVRRRLPDAIEIRIVEREPIAAVRSDKLLILTSDSVALAPVTDNWVWDFPLLTPPRPVRLKAGATVSDSCTLALLREALKLHAVSKDAWHNLSELYYADGQMHAALSRPAVDVLLGHGTSELAWTGALKILNGKSSADLARYQSIDLRIPGKIIVAEGSAATGEQTHG, from the coding sequence GTGGCCGTACTGCTGGTGGTGGGCACGCTTCCGCTCTGGAGCAACTGGATCGCACGGATGTGCGCGGGCCAATTGGTGGACTGGAGCAGCAGATTTCGGGTTCAACACGTGCTGATCTCCGGCAACCATGTGGTCGCCACGGAAACGATTGAAAAGCTGGCAAGCATCCCCAAGGGAACATCGCTGTTCAACGTGCCGGTTCACGCCGCCAAGACGCGGATCGAGAGCCAGGCGTGGATCAAAACCGTGGTGGTTCGCCGGCGGCTTCCCGATGCGATTGAAATCCGGATTGTCGAACGCGAGCCGATTGCCGCCGTGCGCAGCGACAAATTGCTGATTCTCACCTCCGACAGCGTGGCACTGGCGCCAGTCACCGATAACTGGGTCTGGGACTTTCCGCTGCTCACTCCTCCCCGCCCCGTCAGGTTAAAGGCCGGCGCGACGGTCAGCGACAGTTGCACGCTCGCCCTGTTACGGGAAGCCCTCAAACTGCACGCGGTCTCGAAAGACGCGTGGCACAACCTCAGCGAATTGTATTATGCCGACGGGCAAATGCACGCGGCACTCTCCCGTCCCGCCGTGGACGTCTTGCTTGGACACGGCACCAGCGAGCTGGCCTGGACCGGCGCATTGAAGATCCTGAATGGAAAAAGCTCAGCGGATCTGGCGCGCTATCAGAGCATTGACTTGCGCATACCTGGGAAGATTATTGTGGCAGAGGGCTCAGCGGCGACCGGAGAGCAAACACACGGATGA
- the ftsA gene encoding cell division protein FtsA has translation MKKIGSTMDLLCGLDIGTTKIVTVIAEPVGEDEVQLLGIGCVPSRGLRRGVVINLEQTTEDIERSVAMAEEAAQTTVHAAWVGLAGEHVKSINSRGAIPISKLRGEPTGEVTQTDVDRVVEAARAVALPMDRRILHILPQEYVVDTERGIRAPVGMAGVRLEANVHIVTCAVSSAQNIMTCCKRAGLTVNELVLEPLASAASVLTKDETELGAVLLDFGGGTTDLAVFHNGFIRHSAVIGYGGDYITRDIAVGLRTPVESAEHIKIENGAAHMRVIGQSEFLEIPGVGGREPREMSRSMLVSIIAPRVEEILTLARDELVRSRTMDYIGGGVVLSGGGASMPGMAEITEEIFTLPVRIGAPRDAAPGDGLGLGPKFATAVGLVRYAHQQTRRGETTNNNGRSWKLRAPGRVKEWFQGIF, from the coding sequence ATGAAAAAGATCGGAAGCACTATGGACCTGTTGTGCGGCCTCGATATCGGAACCACTAAGATCGTGACCGTGATTGCCGAGCCGGTGGGCGAGGACGAAGTCCAGTTGCTGGGAATCGGGTGCGTGCCTTCCCGCGGCCTGCGGCGCGGAGTGGTCATCAACCTCGAACAGACCACCGAAGACATCGAACGCTCCGTGGCCATGGCGGAAGAAGCGGCGCAGACCACGGTGCATGCGGCCTGGGTGGGATTGGCCGGCGAGCACGTCAAAAGCATCAATTCGCGCGGCGCGATTCCCATCAGCAAGCTGCGCGGCGAACCGACGGGCGAAGTCACCCAAACCGATGTGGACCGGGTGGTTGAAGCGGCCCGGGCCGTGGCGCTGCCGATGGACCGCCGCATCCTGCACATCCTCCCGCAGGAATACGTCGTGGATACCGAGCGCGGCATTCGCGCTCCGGTCGGCATGGCCGGTGTGCGCCTTGAAGCCAATGTCCACATCGTCACCTGCGCCGTTTCCTCTGCGCAGAACATCATGACCTGCTGCAAGCGCGCGGGTCTGACGGTCAATGAACTGGTATTGGAGCCTTTGGCGTCGGCGGCGAGCGTGCTCACCAAAGACGAGACCGAACTGGGCGCCGTGCTGCTGGATTTCGGCGGCGGTACGACCGATCTTGCCGTCTTCCACAATGGCTTTATCCGCCATTCGGCGGTCATCGGGTACGGCGGAGACTATATTACCCGGGACATCGCGGTCGGCCTGCGCACTCCCGTGGAATCCGCCGAGCACATCAAGATCGAAAACGGCGCGGCGCACATGCGCGTCATCGGTCAAAGCGAATTTCTGGAAATCCCCGGCGTGGGCGGCCGCGAGCCGCGCGAGATGAGCCGCTCCATGCTGGTCTCCATTATCGCACCGCGTGTGGAAGAGATTCTGACGCTGGCGCGTGACGAATTGGTTCGTTCCCGGACGATGGATTACATCGGAGGGGGCGTGGTCCTCAGCGGTGGCGGCGCCTCCATGCCGGGCATGGCGGAAATCACCGAAGAGATCTTTACCTTGCCGGTGCGCATCGGCGCGCCGCGCGATGCCGCACCTGGTGATGGCCTTGGGCTCGGCCCCAAGTTCGCCACCGCCGTCGGTCTTGTACGCTACGCTCATCAGCAGACGCGGCGCGGCGAGACCACAAACAACAACGGCCGTTCCTGGAAGCTTCGCGCTCCCGGCCGCGTTAAAGAGTGGTTTCAAGGAATCTTTTAA
- the ftsZ gene encoding cell division protein FtsZ produces MDSNRFQFAEEIIGSAKMKVVGVGGAGGNALNCMIEAGLACVDFVAVNTDAQALQQNGAAKRIQIGRETTRGLGAGANPDVGRIAVEENRDEIRASLEGADMVFITAGMGGGTGTGAAPIVAEIAKELGALTVGIVTKPFAFEGKKRSAAAERGLLELKQHVDTLIVIPNQRLISIVERDTTLKDAFKMADNVLLQATKGISDLIAVPGIVNVDFADVRTVMAQRGDALMGVGVGRGDHRAVEAAQQAISSPLLEEVSIRGARAILINITGGDDLALHDVSEATSAIYEAAGEDAEVIFGAVSDSSITGELRVTVIATGFNQIDVKAGPQRVMTSTNGNGNGNGNGNGNGGTKLYEPLRSAPIEVRSFEPRVVRMPDTSNVQPLMRETNGKMEQVVVGEDSFEIPTFLRHQMD; encoded by the coding sequence ATGGACTCTAACCGGTTTCAATTTGCCGAAGAGATCATTGGCAGCGCCAAGATGAAGGTGGTCGGTGTGGGCGGCGCGGGCGGAAACGCGTTGAATTGCATGATTGAGGCGGGGCTGGCCTGCGTGGACTTCGTCGCCGTCAACACGGATGCGCAGGCGCTTCAGCAGAATGGCGCCGCCAAGCGCATCCAGATCGGTCGCGAAACGACTCGCGGTCTGGGTGCCGGAGCAAATCCCGATGTGGGCCGGATTGCCGTTGAAGAAAACCGCGATGAAATCCGTGCCAGCCTCGAAGGGGCCGACATGGTATTCATCACGGCGGGTATGGGCGGCGGCACGGGCACGGGCGCGGCTCCGATCGTGGCGGAAATCGCCAAGGAACTCGGCGCACTCACCGTCGGCATCGTCACCAAGCCCTTCGCCTTTGAAGGTAAGAAGCGCTCGGCGGCGGCGGAACGCGGTCTGCTCGAACTTAAGCAGCACGTAGATACGCTGATTGTCATCCCGAACCAGCGCCTGATTTCCATCGTCGAACGCGACACTACGTTGAAAGACGCCTTCAAGATGGCGGACAACGTGCTGCTGCAGGCAACCAAAGGCATCTCCGACCTGATCGCGGTGCCCGGCATCGTCAATGTGGACTTCGCCGATGTGCGCACCGTCATGGCGCAGCGCGGCGACGCTCTGATGGGCGTGGGCGTGGGGCGCGGCGACCATCGTGCGGTGGAAGCGGCGCAGCAGGCGATCTCCTCCCCCCTGCTCGAAGAAGTTTCGATTCGCGGCGCGCGGGCGATTCTCATCAACATTACCGGCGGCGATGATCTGGCGCTGCATGACGTGTCCGAAGCCACGTCGGCGATTTATGAAGCCGCGGGCGAAGACGCCGAAGTGATTTTCGGCGCGGTGTCCGATTCATCCATCACGGGCGAACTGCGCGTCACGGTCATTGCTACGGGCTTCAATCAGATCGACGTCAAGGCCGGCCCGCAGCGCGTCATGACCAGCACCAACGGGAACGGCAATGGAAACGGTAACGGCAACGGCAATGGCGGCACCAAGCTGTACGAGCCGCTGCGCTCAGCGCCCATTGAAGTCCGCAGCTTTGAGCCGCGCGTGGTGCGCATGCCCGACACGTCCAACGTGCAACCGTTGATGCGCGAGACCAACGGCAAAATGGAGCAGGTAGTGGTCGGCGAAGATTCCTTCGAAATTCCCACCTTCCTCCGTCACCAGATGGACTGA
- a CDS encoding dihydroorotase, with product MQRNYSNFEDPARARNLILEGARVVDPRLKLDAAVNLHVHDGILTVAPADVPADADVIDLRGHIITPGWFDLHVHLREPGREVAETVESGCQAAMNGGFTGVACMPNTDPPLDDVGRVQWVMEKAAKWPVDVSVIAAATRERAGKELVDMSELVEVGVRGFSDDGAPIRNTAVLRHAMEYANMLGARVFQHADDPDLSSGGAMNEGEWSTRLGLPGIPSVGETADVLRCILLAEYTGAAVHICHVSTKDSVQWIRWAKEHKLPVTAEVCPHHLFQTEESCKDFDTDYKMSPPLRTEADRMACLAGLVDGTLDAYCTDHAPHSWEVKMQEFDVAPFGVVGLETALGLAFTHLVPNVMDLAALLERTVYGPREILQQPIPQIANGAPANLTIIDPKAVWTVDPAKFRSRSRNSSFKGMTLKGSARGIVNRGFAVIKNGRSA from the coding sequence ATGCAACGCAATTATTCCAATTTCGAAGACCCTGCTCGCGCCCGCAATCTGATTCTCGAAGGCGCGCGTGTGGTGGATCCGCGACTCAAACTCGACGCGGCGGTGAACCTGCACGTCCACGACGGAATTCTGACGGTGGCCCCGGCGGACGTTCCCGCGGATGCAGATGTCATCGACCTGCGAGGACACATTATTACTCCCGGCTGGTTCGATCTGCACGTGCATTTACGCGAGCCCGGCAGGGAAGTCGCTGAAACCGTCGAGTCCGGCTGCCAGGCCGCAATGAACGGCGGTTTTACCGGCGTCGCCTGCATGCCCAATACCGATCCGCCCCTTGATGACGTGGGACGAGTGCAATGGGTGATGGAGAAGGCCGCCAAGTGGCCGGTGGATGTGAGCGTGATTGCCGCGGCGACACGCGAGCGCGCAGGCAAGGAACTGGTCGACATGTCCGAACTGGTGGAAGTCGGCGTGCGTGGCTTCAGCGATGACGGCGCACCGATTCGCAATACGGCGGTGCTGCGCCACGCGATGGAGTACGCGAACATGCTCGGTGCCCGCGTCTTTCAACATGCCGACGATCCGGATTTGTCCTCGGGCGGCGCAATGAATGAAGGCGAATGGTCCACACGCCTCGGACTGCCCGGAATACCTTCTGTCGGCGAGACGGCCGATGTGCTGCGCTGCATTCTGCTGGCCGAATATACCGGCGCCGCCGTGCACATCTGCCACGTTTCCACGAAGGATTCGGTGCAGTGGATCCGCTGGGCCAAGGAGCACAAACTGCCGGTGACGGCTGAAGTCTGCCCGCATCATCTCTTCCAGACGGAAGAAAGCTGCAAGGATTTCGACACGGACTACAAGATGAGTCCGCCGCTGCGCACCGAGGCCGACCGCATGGCCTGTCTTGCGGGCCTTGTCGACGGGACACTGGATGCCTACTGTACGGATCACGCGCCGCATTCCTGGGAAGTCAAGATGCAGGAGTTCGACGTGGCGCCGTTCGGCGTGGTCGGTCTGGAAACGGCGCTGGGGCTGGCATTCACCCATCTGGTGCCGAATGTGATGGACCTGGCCGCTCTGCTCGAGCGCACTGTGTACGGCCCACGCGAAATTTTGCAGCAACCGATTCCGCAAATCGCCAACGGTGCGCCCGCTAATCTGACGATCATCGATCCCAAGGCGGTGTGGACCGTTGATCCCGCCAAGTTCCGCTCGAGATCCCGCAACAGTTCCTTCAAAGGCATGACTCTCAAAGGCAGTGCCCGGGGCATCGTCAACCGCGGTTTTGCTGTCATAAAGAATGGCCGGAGCGCATAG
- a CDS encoding aspartate carbamoyltransferase catalytic subunit codes for MSLLAHKHMLGLVDYSEQEITMILDTAMRMKDILDRPVKKVPTLRGVTVVNLFFEASTRTRISFELAEKRLSADTLNFSASGSSLSKGETLLDTALNIEAMKIDVVVMRHKSPGSPHFLARHLDSVIVNAGDGTHEHPTQALLDMLTLREKFGTLKGLRVCLVGDISHSRVALSNIIGLKTMGANVTLCAPATLIPRDVQKFGVDITHNLDEAIQNCDALNILRIQLERQTAGLFPSLREYQKYFGLTRERLAKASSPLTILHPGPMNRGVEITSDVADSEHSVILQQVTNGVAVRMAVLYLLAGAQPQPA; via the coding sequence ATGAGCCTGCTTGCCCACAAGCACATGCTCGGACTGGTGGACTATTCCGAGCAGGAAATCACCATGATCCTTGATACCGCCATGCGGATGAAAGACATCCTCGACCGGCCGGTAAAGAAGGTTCCTACGCTGCGTGGCGTCACGGTGGTCAATCTGTTCTTCGAAGCTTCGACGCGCACGCGCATCAGTTTTGAGCTGGCGGAAAAGCGCCTGTCCGCTGATACGCTGAATTTTTCCGCGTCGGGCAGTTCGCTTTCCAAGGGCGAGACTCTGCTGGACACCGCGCTGAACATCGAAGCCATGAAGATCGACGTGGTGGTGATGCGCCACAAGTCTCCGGGCAGCCCGCATTTTCTGGCGCGGCACCTTGACTCGGTGATTGTCAACGCGGGTGACGGCACGCACGAACATCCCACGCAGGCGCTGCTCGATATGCTCACGCTGCGCGAGAAGTTCGGCACGCTGAAAGGGCTTCGCGTCTGTCTGGTGGGGGACATTTCCCACTCCCGCGTGGCGCTCTCCAATATTATCGGCCTGAAGACGATGGGCGCGAATGTGACACTCTGCGCGCCGGCGACGCTGATTCCGCGTGACGTGCAGAAATTCGGTGTGGACATCACGCATAATCTCGACGAAGCCATTCAAAACTGCGACGCCCTGAACATTCTGCGCATCCAACTCGAGCGCCAGACCGCCGGCCTGTTCCCGTCGCTGCGGGAATATCAGAAATACTTCGGCCTGACCCGGGAGCGACTCGCCAAGGCGTCATCTCCGCTGACGATTTTGCATCCCGGCCCGATGAACCGGGGCGTGGAAATCACGTCCGACGTGGCGGACAGTGAACACTCCGTCATCCTTCAACAAGTCACCAATGGCGTCGCCGTGCGCATGGCCGTGCTGTATCTTTTGGCCGGTGCACAGCCGCAGCCTGCCTGA
- the pyrR gene encoding bifunctional pyr operon transcriptional regulator/uracil phosphoribosyltransferase PyrR — MDYKVKSVLVDAAGFNRTITRLAHEIIERNRGTADLAFVGMQTRGVYLARRLAQKIAEIEQMNVPVGVLDTTMYRDDYRTALKQPKVQATEIPFDLYNMNVVLVDDVLYTGRTVRAALDALMDIGRPKRIQLAVLVDRGHRELPIKPDFVGRNVPTSMNEEVRVLMSEVDDEDSILLVEVTQS; from the coding sequence ATGGATTACAAAGTCAAATCTGTGCTCGTGGACGCGGCCGGGTTTAATCGCACCATTACGCGGCTGGCGCACGAGATCATCGAACGCAATCGCGGCACCGCGGACCTGGCGTTTGTGGGCATGCAGACTCGCGGCGTCTATCTGGCGCGCCGGCTTGCCCAGAAGATCGCCGAGATCGAGCAGATGAACGTGCCTGTCGGCGTCCTGGATACCACCATGTATCGCGATGACTACCGCACCGCGCTCAAGCAGCCGAAGGTGCAGGCCACCGAGATCCCGTTCGATCTGTACAACATGAACGTCGTGCTGGTGGACGACGTGCTCTACACGGGCCGCACTGTACGCGCTGCGTTGGATGCCTTGATGGACATCGGACGTCCCAAGCGGATCCAGCTTGCCGTGCTGGTGGACCGGGGCCACCGCGAACTGCCGATCAAGCCGGATTTCGTGGGCCGCAATGTGCCCACGAGCATGAATGAAGAAGTGCGCGTGCTGATGTCGGAGGTTGACGATGAAGACTCGATTCTGCTGGTGGAGGTAACCCAATCATGA
- a CDS encoding iron-sulfur cluster assembly protein, whose translation MATPEDVYNALAKVYDPELALPVTDLGLVYDIQVVENRAEVKMTLTTMGCPMAGSITDMAKRAIIQTVPGIEDATVEIIWDPPWSIDMMSDEARMRLGLM comes from the coding sequence ATGGCGACCCCTGAAGACGTGTACAATGCCTTAGCCAAAGTGTATGATCCCGAACTGGCGCTGCCCGTGACGGACCTCGGACTGGTATATGACATCCAAGTCGTGGAGAACCGCGCGGAAGTCAAGATGACCTTGACCACAATGGGCTGCCCGATGGCGGGGTCCATTACCGACATGGCCAAGCGTGCGATTATCCAGACTGTGCCGGGCATCGAAGATGCCACCGTGGAAATCATCTGGGATCCGCCGTGGTCGATCGATATGATGTCCGATGAGGCGCGGATGCGCCTTGGCCTGATGTGA
- a CDS encoding P-loop NTPase gives MASPTQEQILDALKTVKFPKLSRDIVSFGLVKGVDVEDGVVRVDIHVSSRDPNVPVTIENDVTKALKHVAGIQEVRVEMHWAQPDGAAPHAAPQAHHDPHASPPSTEPLLPGVKMKIAVASGKGGVGKSTVAAGLALMLQKQGFKVGLVDFDIYGPSVPTIMGINETPRVVDNKIMPLDRGGLKLMSMGFLVDQGTPMIWRGPMVHQATEQFLRDVDWGELDILIVDLPPGTGDAQMTLSQKVQLQGAVIVSTPQDLALIDARKGVAMFEKLNVPILGMVENMSGFTCPHCGETTYIFGHGGAEREAQALDVPLLARIPLIPALVQAADEGDPSRAIESIPALSKVFTEMAEKVMQKIGLTVSK, from the coding sequence TTGGCAAGCCCCACACAAGAACAAATTCTTGATGCGCTGAAAACGGTGAAATTTCCCAAGCTCTCCCGGGACATCGTTTCATTCGGTCTGGTAAAGGGAGTGGACGTTGAAGATGGCGTCGTGCGGGTGGACATTCATGTCTCGTCGCGGGATCCCAATGTGCCGGTGACGATTGAGAATGACGTTACCAAGGCGCTGAAGCATGTGGCAGGGATTCAGGAAGTCCGCGTGGAGATGCACTGGGCACAGCCCGACGGTGCTGCGCCGCACGCTGCTCCGCAGGCGCACCATGATCCTCATGCATCGCCGCCGTCGACTGAGCCGCTGCTTCCCGGCGTGAAGATGAAGATCGCCGTTGCCTCCGGTAAGGGTGGAGTAGGGAAGAGCACCGTGGCCGCCGGCCTTGCGCTTATGCTGCAAAAGCAGGGCTTCAAGGTCGGGCTGGTGGACTTCGATATTTACGGTCCCAGCGTTCCCACGATTATGGGCATCAACGAGACGCCGCGCGTGGTGGACAATAAGATTATGCCGCTGGACCGCGGCGGACTGAAACTGATGTCCATGGGTTTCCTCGTGGATCAGGGTACGCCGATGATCTGGCGCGGCCCCATGGTTCACCAGGCGACCGAGCAGTTTCTGCGGGATGTGGACTGGGGTGAGCTGGATATTCTGATCGTAGATCTTCCTCCCGGCACCGGCGATGCGCAGATGACGTTGTCGCAGAAGGTACAGTTGCAGGGAGCGGTCATTGTCTCCACGCCGCAGGATTTGGCGCTGATTGACGCCCGCAAAGGCGTAGCGATGTTCGAGAAGCTCAACGTGCCGATCCTCGGTATGGTCGAGAACATGTCCGGTTTCACCTGCCCGCATTGCGGCGAGACCACTTACATTTTCGGGCATGGCGGCGCGGAGCGTGAAGCTCAGGCATTGGATGTTCCGCTGCTGGCCAGAATCCCCCTGATTCCCGCTCTGGTGCAGGCCGCCGATGAAGGCGACCCCTCGCGTGCCATTGAATCCATTCCCGCACTGTCCAAAGTGTTTACGGAAATGGCCGAGAAGGTGATGCAGAAGATCGGTCTTACGGTATCGAAATAA
- a CDS encoding 23S rRNA (pseudouridine(1915)-N(3))-methyltransferase RlmH, whose protein sequence is MNLAIVAVGKLREPFYRAGVDEYLMRIRRFLPIEQIEVPTGTGEESNGKGKGALGKEAASIENRLSADSRVVALDPAGKLMSTEEFSRWLQEAMNTSVPRVNFVIGGAWGLASSVSERANLKLSLSPMTFPHELARLVLAEQIYRALTLWKGLPYHK, encoded by the coding sequence ATGAATCTTGCCATAGTTGCGGTGGGAAAGTTGCGCGAGCCGTTTTACCGCGCGGGAGTCGATGAATATTTGATGCGCATCCGCCGCTTTCTGCCCATCGAGCAAATTGAGGTGCCAACCGGGACGGGCGAAGAGTCCAACGGCAAGGGCAAAGGCGCTCTTGGGAAGGAAGCGGCATCGATTGAGAATCGTCTGTCCGCCGATAGCCGCGTGGTGGCGCTGGACCCGGCCGGAAAGCTGATGTCCACCGAAGAGTTCTCCCGCTGGCTTCAGGAAGCCATGAATACGTCGGTGCCTCGGGTGAACTTCGTGATTGGCGGTGCGTGGGGACTGGCGTCCAGCGTCAGCGAACGGGCAAACCTGAAGCTCAGCCTCTCGCCGATGACCTTTCCCCACGAACTTGCGCGGCTTGTGCTGGCCGAACAAATCTATCGGGCTCTAACACTATGGAAAGGTTTGCCTTACCATAAATGA
- a CDS encoding M1 family aminopeptidase, whose protein sequence is MASLLIALLCTFGGICWAQAAPLSPMQTDYIRQAEAQSRGRWFSLDVDSAHSYDQIALSLDYRVEDALVPMTGHAYLTLVGRSAMSQISLDAHAMTISQVSEHGSPLPFSLSNDTLYVTRTVQPNDTVTLDIEVSVPARTNSYGLNYATARAHHAYTFAEPYGARWWFPCFDQPFDKFNEVTTAVNMPDNWNLASNGALIETTYPSSGRKRQVYHHSHPISTYLVVVTAGDYTRRYETVNNVEFRYFAFPVDSANAAYDWGRTPLMVQVYDSLFGPYPFEQYGMAEAAFGGGMEHQTFTTIDQNWITGNRAAEGGVAHELSHQWFGDHLTCVDFRNIWLNEGFATYCASLFYEATGSEALFDTLMSNSERYYFYEDRNVLRYAIYNPPPQVLFGTVEYDKGGWVLHMLRRQVLGDSLFFAGMRHYVAVHGGGTVNTEDFIQAMNDVSGQDLHWFFDQWVYHAGHPAIEYTIQTGSPASRDVSVFVHQTQYNPSTQTPYFRFPLMLNVHLTSGQTVTRPYWFNAQEFQTVTDSFPADVQSADLLPFQDVLFEGTPVNVPSFPPVTADRFELGAVYPNPFNSVARIPYELARTGNVKIEIYDVLGRLVQTLRPGTVAAGRHEAVYTATPGMASGVYLIALESSGSRRVTKALFLK, encoded by the coding sequence ATGGCTTCCCTATTGATCGCTCTTCTGTGCACCTTTGGCGGAATTTGCTGGGCGCAGGCGGCGCCTCTGAGTCCCATGCAGACGGACTACATTCGCCAAGCCGAGGCCCAAAGCCGGGGACGCTGGTTCTCGCTGGATGTGGACAGCGCCCATAGTTATGATCAAATCGCTTTGTCGCTGGATTACCGTGTGGAGGACGCTCTCGTTCCCATGACCGGCCACGCGTATCTGACGCTGGTCGGGAGGTCGGCGATGTCCCAGATTTCGCTGGACGCCCATGCTATGACCATCTCTCAGGTCAGCGAACACGGTTCACCGTTGCCGTTTTCTCTCAGCAACGACACGCTGTACGTGACGCGCACGGTGCAGCCTAACGACACCGTGACGCTGGATATCGAGGTTTCTGTTCCCGCGCGGACCAATTCCTACGGCCTGAACTACGCCACGGCCCGTGCCCATCACGCCTACACCTTTGCCGAGCCGTACGGCGCGCGCTGGTGGTTTCCCTGCTTCGACCAGCCGTTCGACAAGTTCAACGAAGTCACAACCGCGGTGAACATGCCGGATAACTGGAATCTCGCATCGAACGGGGCGCTGATTGAGACCACCTACCCGTCATCAGGCCGCAAACGGCAGGTTTATCATCATTCTCATCCCATCAGCACGTATCTTGTGGTGGTAACGGCGGGTGATTACACTCGCCGGTATGAGACCGTCAATAATGTGGAGTTCCGTTACTTTGCGTTTCCGGTGGATTCGGCCAATGCCGCTTATGACTGGGGCCGAACGCCGCTCATGGTGCAGGTCTATGACAGCCTCTTCGGACCGTATCCCTTTGAGCAGTACGGCATGGCGGAAGCGGCCTTTGGGGGTGGAATGGAACACCAGACCTTCACCACGATCGATCAGAACTGGATTACTGGCAATCGCGCCGCCGAAGGTGGCGTAGCCCATGAACTATCGCACCAATGGTTCGGCGATCACTTGACGTGTGTTGATTTTCGGAATATCTGGCTCAATGAAGGCTTTGCCACGTACTGCGCATCGTTGTTCTATGAAGCCACGGGCAGTGAAGCGCTGTTCGATACGCTGATGTCGAACAGTGAACGATACTACTTCTACGAAGACAGGAATGTGCTCCGCTATGCCATCTACAATCCGCCTCCTCAGGTACTGTTCGGCACCGTAGAGTATGATAAGGGCGGGTGGGTGCTGCATATGCTGCGGAGACAGGTCTTAGGTGACAGCCTTTTCTTTGCGGGCATGCGGCACTACGTGGCCGTGCACGGGGGAGGAACGGTCAATACCGAGGATTTCATCCAGGCGATGAACGATGTGTCCGGCCAGGATCTGCACTGGTTCTTCGATCAGTGGGTGTACCATGCCGGGCACCCGGCCATCGAATACACGATCCAGACGGGATCTCCTGCCTCGCGCGATGTGAGTGTATTTGTCCACCAGACCCAGTACAATCCGTCCACGCAAACGCCTTACTTCCGCTTCCCGTTGATGCTGAACGTGCATCTCACAAGTGGCCAGACGGTGACCCGTCCTTACTGGTTTAACGCTCAAGAGTTTCAGACGGTAACCGACAGCTTTCCGGCGGACGTTCAATCGGCGGACCTTCTCCCGTTTCAGGACGTGCTGTTCGAAGGCACACCGGTCAATGTGCCGTCATTCCCGCCAGTTACTGCTGATCGTTTCGAACTTGGCGCGGTCTACCCGAATCCGTTCAATTCGGTGGCGCGTATTCCGTACGAACTCGCCCGCACCGGAAACGTGAAAATCGAGATCTACGATGTGCTGGGCCGACTGGTTCAGACGCTGCGTCCGGGCACGGTCGCTGCTGGACGGCACGAAGCGGTCTACACGGCCACGCCGGGAATGGCCAGTGGAGTGTACCTGATTGCGCTCGAATCCAGCGGCAGCCGCCGCGTCACCAAAGCCTTGTTCCTTAAATAG